A genomic window from Bdellovibrio sp. SKB1291214 includes:
- a CDS encoding M1 family metallopeptidase — translation MVTSKSQALQKLLLVVGLLFFLLVSLNAHSQTIQHNMNVELIPGLKSIKVVDTLRFPKDTPRKISFLLHKDLSVAVLSADDTLTVLHAASGDETFTEYGLTLGEGNEIATLAYGGVISGLISNEGAALFGETYWYPKFLGQMISFDATVKAPSSWRALMQGQVAKLEAGPDFTITRYNEIYPQQDMYLIAAAFKIYSLTANDGKLYQVFLRKDDSALAQSYLSLIPEYIRHYSEILGAYPYSSFSVVENMWESGYGMPGFTLLGPSVIRLPFILTTSLPHEILHNWWGNSVYVNYESGNWSEGLTTYMADYWQAEKSGTAREYRMNVLMNYSDFVATNPDKDFALKDFRGRHSSSTQAVGYGKTMMLFTMLEHKFGKALVDKSLSHFYSSHQFQQASFVDIQTSFEKVTGHDLSGFFAQWVNRTGAPEIALSDARVMGWTDGRYNVAFELRQLQTPVYDLDVPVVLTFENSQEIRLKIKLNSSRQPTVLMTSQRPLKISVDPDFLVFRKLYSEERPATLSQIFGSPLVHFYSERGHKGAEGFIKVWSGKIEGRTTSQYIEDGAPLSDEGALVFVGDAPAFAEFVRAQLQDQKFELTNQTITIQDQIFDLKDTSTALVMGLKGRKGQTLAWVRWSSGSDPEEWASRLTHYGTFGILAFKGRPVALKSSWPVSATPLQSEF, via the coding sequence ATGGTTACGTCCAAATCCCAAGCGTTGCAAAAGTTGCTTCTGGTTGTGGGGCTCTTGTTTTTTCTTTTAGTTTCCTTGAATGCACACTCTCAGACCATTCAGCACAACATGAATGTCGAATTAATTCCGGGCTTGAAATCCATCAAAGTCGTAGACACGCTTCGCTTTCCGAAAGATACTCCCCGCAAAATCAGTTTTCTTTTACACAAGGATCTAAGCGTAGCCGTATTAAGCGCTGATGATACTTTAACAGTTTTACATGCGGCTTCTGGCGATGAAACGTTCACGGAGTATGGTCTCACTTTGGGTGAAGGAAATGAGATTGCGACTCTTGCGTACGGTGGAGTGATTTCGGGTTTGATATCTAACGAAGGAGCTGCATTATTTGGCGAAACCTATTGGTATCCCAAATTCTTAGGTCAAATGATCAGCTTTGATGCGACTGTAAAAGCGCCCAGCTCTTGGCGTGCGCTGATGCAAGGACAAGTAGCGAAACTTGAGGCAGGTCCAGACTTTACGATCACTCGCTATAATGAAATCTATCCCCAGCAAGACATGTATTTAATCGCTGCGGCTTTCAAGATTTATAGTTTAACGGCTAACGATGGAAAACTCTACCAGGTCTTTCTTCGTAAAGATGATTCCGCACTGGCACAAAGCTATCTGTCACTGATTCCCGAATACATCCGCCATTATTCAGAAATTTTGGGAGCTTACCCTTACTCCTCCTTTAGCGTTGTTGAAAATATGTGGGAGTCTGGTTACGGAATGCCCGGCTTTACGTTACTGGGGCCTTCGGTGATCCGCTTACCTTTTATTCTGACAACATCGCTACCTCACGAGATTTTGCACAACTGGTGGGGCAACAGCGTCTATGTAAATTATGAATCCGGTAACTGGAGCGAAGGTCTTACGACTTATATGGCGGATTACTGGCAAGCTGAAAAGTCAGGCACCGCACGCGAATATCGAATGAATGTTTTGATGAACTATTCCGACTTCGTCGCAACCAATCCGGATAAAGATTTTGCTTTAAAGGATTTTCGCGGTCGTCACAGCTCCAGCACTCAAGCCGTGGGTTATGGTAAAACCATGATGCTTTTCACGATGTTGGAACATAAATTTGGAAAAGCCCTGGTGGATAAATCTTTGAGCCATTTTTATTCATCCCACCAGTTTCAGCAAGCCAGCTTCGTGGACATCCAAACAAGTTTTGAAAAAGTCACGGGGCATGATTTAAGTGGTTTCTTTGCGCAATGGGTGAACCGCACAGGGGCACCAGAAATTGCTTTGAGTGATGCGCGGGTGATGGGTTGGACCGATGGAAGATATAATGTCGCATTCGAACTTCGCCAGTTGCAAACTCCGGTTTATGACTTAGATGTTCCGGTGGTTTTAACTTTTGAAAACTCTCAAGAGATTCGTTTAAAAATTAAATTAAATAGTTCTCGTCAGCCCACAGTCCTTATGACGTCGCAACGTCCATTGAAAATTTCCGTTGATCCAGACTTTCTGGTTTTCCGAAAGCTTTACTCCGAGGAACGACCTGCCACTTTGTCTCAGATTTTTGGCTCCCCTTTGGTTCATTTTTATTCTGAGCGGGGTCACAAAGGTGCTGAAGGTTTCATTAAAGTTTGGAGTGGAAAAATCGAAGGTCGTACAACCTCACAATATATCGAAGACGGTGCTCCCCTTTCGGATGAAGGAGCGTTGGTCTTTGTGGGAGACGCCCCCGCATTTGCTGAGTTTGTGAGAGCGCAACTTCAAGATCAAAAATTCGAACTGACAAATCAGACCATCACCATTCAGGATCAAATTTTTGATTTAAAAGATACGAGCACCGCTCTGGTCATGGGCTTAAAAGGTCGTAAAGGCCAAACCTTGGCGTGGGTGCGTTGGAGTTCCGGCAGTGACCCGGAAGAGTGGGCCTCGCGTCTGACTCACTACGGAACCTTTGGAATCTTGGCCTTTAAAGGACGTCCCGTGGCTTTAAAAAGCAGCTGGCCTGTTAGCGCGACACCTCTGCAATCAGAATTCTAG
- a CDS encoding substrate-binding periplasmic protein has translation MLDVKKPGILLAFALFFAMPVHAKKVFRVLMEDNWPPYAYVKDGQPAGLSIDLIKAAMRIEGAEVQIQQVPYLRCMALTEPDGKEIACANTAKNEELAAKYVFPTSYLFRSRGLIVASKRKIKESIRKFKKVSDLEYKTVALPSGFTFGKEFDDNTRILRYYTVNDMTSLKLVESGRVKFAAIDEMVLYYYLNHHPELKDVIVPVIDLTNEPIYMQLSKTQPEAIELRDKFERGMTALKASPEYEQLLQKYLGKGVPVDKFK, from the coding sequence ATGTTGGATGTCAAAAAACCAGGAATACTTTTAGCCTTCGCGCTTTTCTTTGCGATGCCCGTGCACGCCAAAAAAGTGTTCCGCGTTCTTATGGAAGATAATTGGCCTCCCTATGCCTATGTGAAAGACGGACAACCTGCTGGGCTTTCCATTGATCTCATCAAGGCTGCCATGCGCATCGAAGGCGCTGAAGTTCAAATCCAACAAGTCCCTTATTTGCGTTGCATGGCTTTGACCGAACCCGATGGCAAAGAAATCGCCTGCGCTAACACGGCTAAAAACGAAGAGTTGGCAGCGAAATACGTTTTTCCAACATCGTATTTGTTCCGCTCTCGTGGCCTGATAGTGGCAAGCAAACGTAAAATCAAAGAGTCTATCAGAAAATTTAAAAAAGTTTCTGACCTTGAATACAAAACGGTGGCACTCCCAAGTGGCTTTACCTTTGGCAAAGAATTTGACGATAACACGCGCATTTTGCGCTATTACACCGTCAACGACATGACGTCCCTTAAGCTGGTGGAATCAGGTCGAGTGAAATTCGCTGCGATTGATGAAATGGTTTTGTATTACTATCTGAATCATCATCCAGAACTGAAAGATGTCATCGTCCCGGTGATTGATTTGACGAACGAACCTATTTATATGCAGCTTTCAAAAACTCAACCTGAGGCTATCGAGCTTCGCGACAAGTTTGAGCGTGGCATGACGGCCCTCAAAGCCTCCCCAGAGTACGAACAGCTTTTACAAAAGTACCTGGGTAAAGGCGTTCCTGTAGATAAATTTAAATAA
- a CDS encoding S8 family serine peptidase, translating into MKNLMLIPLLILLMPQAFAARYIVMMKDQLPVFGNSPSFERDIDGTIESRLLQINSYIIHSDSEADFERLKQNPDVGYVEKDQIIPYQMEVPLYLDKSKGKSPVVEAPVAGIPWGVGAIHAQAAWPASEQGQGARVLLIDSGLDKNHPYLKDSFEKGRDFTGESDGSDITDIRGHGTHVAGIISGKQDVNGFSGVAPKAKILMARACFEKGCSTAAIVSAINWGVSQKVDVMNISISGISSTPAQDEAIKRADKAGVSVVASSGNWGSNRVFFPAALPTVIAVGAVDPRLVRATFSQYGPELSVVAPGVDVYSTFPLSRGKSYSVLFDFLNGSSVKFLASTFGGTREVRGSLKGELVDCGEGDTPGDFARKNIKGGFALVRRGSGKFMNKINNAIKAGAAAIIFVNNRPGLEVGRFTEEGKTLPISIFMIEKKNATAIQERVSRGERVLATLQAGTTGFQVMSGTSMAAPHVTGVVALMKAANKKLKSTEIKKILMRTASAPAGENSKNEYGAGLLNAENAVRAATGIRWMSEPGIMAHSDSF; encoded by the coding sequence GTGAAGAATTTGATGTTGATTCCATTGCTGATCTTGTTGATGCCGCAAGCGTTTGCGGCTCGCTACATCGTTATGATGAAGGATCAGCTTCCTGTGTTTGGGAACTCTCCCTCTTTTGAGCGAGACATCGATGGGACGATTGAATCACGCTTATTGCAGATTAATTCCTATATCATTCATTCCGATAGCGAAGCAGACTTTGAACGCCTGAAACAAAATCCAGACGTGGGCTATGTCGAAAAAGATCAAATCATTCCCTATCAGATGGAAGTTCCACTTTATCTTGATAAGTCCAAAGGCAAATCTCCGGTGGTTGAAGCTCCTGTTGCAGGAATTCCTTGGGGAGTAGGCGCCATCCACGCGCAGGCCGCATGGCCAGCTTCTGAACAAGGCCAGGGAGCTCGCGTTTTATTGATCGACAGTGGCTTGGATAAAAATCATCCCTATTTAAAAGACAGTTTCGAAAAAGGTCGCGACTTCACCGGAGAAAGTGATGGCAGTGACATCACCGATATTCGTGGTCATGGAACGCATGTCGCTGGAATAATTTCTGGCAAACAAGATGTGAATGGTTTTTCGGGTGTTGCTCCGAAAGCAAAAATCTTAATGGCCCGTGCGTGTTTTGAAAAAGGTTGCTCAACCGCTGCAATCGTATCTGCTATTAATTGGGGAGTTTCACAAAAAGTCGATGTGATGAATATCTCTATTTCAGGAATTTCTTCAACCCCCGCCCAAGATGAAGCGATCAAGCGTGCCGACAAAGCGGGAGTTTCGGTTGTTGCATCCAGCGGAAACTGGGGATCCAACCGTGTTTTCTTTCCTGCAGCTTTACCAACAGTCATCGCTGTGGGGGCAGTGGACCCCCGCTTGGTGCGTGCGACATTTTCACAGTACGGACCCGAGCTTTCGGTGGTAGCCCCTGGCGTGGATGTTTATTCGACATTCCCTTTGTCGCGGGGAAAATCGTATTCCGTCCTTTTTGATTTCTTAAATGGCTCTTCGGTAAAGTTTTTAGCAAGCACATTTGGTGGGACGCGCGAGGTTCGTGGATCTTTAAAAGGTGAGCTGGTTGATTGCGGTGAAGGTGACACGCCTGGGGATTTTGCTCGTAAGAATATCAAAGGTGGTTTTGCCTTGGTTCGTCGGGGTTCTGGCAAATTCATGAATAAAATCAATAACGCAATCAAAGCGGGGGCCGCCGCTATAATTTTTGTGAACAATCGTCCCGGACTTGAAGTGGGTCGCTTCACGGAAGAAGGCAAGACTCTGCCAATCTCGATTTTTATGATCGAAAAGAAAAATGCCACGGCCATTCAGGAACGTGTTTCCCGCGGTGAAAGGGTTTTAGCAACGCTCCAAGCAGGCACGACGGGTTTCCAAGTGATGAGTGGTACCAGCATGGCAGCGCCTCACGTAACGGGTGTTGTGGCCCTTATGAAGGCTGCTAATAAAAAGCTTAAATCCACTGAGATCAAAAAGATCTTGATGCGAACAGCATCGGCACCGGCAGGGGAGAATTCTAAAAACGAGTATGGGGCAGGATTGCTTAATGCAGAAAATGCTGTCAGAGCAGCAACTGGAATTCGCTGGATGAGTGAGCCTGGAATTATGGCTCACTCGGATTCGTTTTAA
- a CDS encoding endonuclease/exonuclease/phosphatase family protein, which yields MKWAIFAGWMLAASLSHAICIQTFNTYGPMYAPSITSRSEALSKEILSAPCDIVHFQEVWNSGQQNVLIGNLQPSFNISAPNMDLKIGLMALTKGQITHTDVFTFAVNSDGFMDSLKDVLGVKKGFMNMVVQLPGVNTPILATNVHTHPMSGSVRIAQVLDIFQWRLRNLEYPWVVTGDFNFTSDSFEWKFFKMLLGVHDVQEETVGYNGQCTFCGTQNPLSDEKGNWILDFIFVSNITKNMNWKWQLQSSQINLRGGQKSPLSDHYGLQAQVKLEQGAQQADWKTVPERAKTLQSMIMTAHKHLQAAENSDYDYYIELLEKMSAQIDRQYGPVWDYLIQYN from the coding sequence ATGAAGTGGGCAATTTTTGCCGGGTGGATGCTTGCGGCATCCCTAAGCCATGCTATTTGCATTCAGACTTTTAACACTTACGGTCCAATGTATGCTCCCAGCATCACGTCTCGCTCTGAAGCACTTTCCAAAGAAATCTTAAGTGCACCTTGTGATATCGTTCATTTCCAAGAAGTTTGGAATTCTGGGCAACAAAATGTTCTCATTGGAAATTTGCAACCTTCTTTCAACATCAGCGCACCCAATATGGATCTAAAAATTGGTTTGATGGCCCTGACCAAGGGGCAAATTACTCACACCGACGTTTTTACTTTTGCGGTGAACTCTGACGGCTTTATGGATTCTTTAAAGGATGTCTTGGGAGTTAAAAAAGGTTTCATGAACATGGTGGTTCAACTGCCAGGTGTAAACACTCCGATCCTAGCGACCAATGTGCATACCCATCCAATGTCAGGCAGTGTACGCATTGCGCAGGTGTTGGACATTTTTCAGTGGCGTCTGCGCAACTTGGAATATCCATGGGTGGTGACGGGTGATTTTAATTTCACCTCCGACTCCTTCGAGTGGAAATTCTTTAAGATGTTGCTTGGAGTGCACGATGTGCAGGAAGAAACGGTTGGTTATAACGGGCAATGCACTTTTTGTGGTACGCAAAATCCTTTGTCTGATGAGAAAGGCAATTGGATTTTAGATTTTATCTTTGTTTCCAATATCACAAAGAACATGAACTGGAAATGGCAGCTGCAAAGTTCTCAAATCAATCTACGCGGCGGTCAGAAATCTCCTTTGTCTGATCACTATGGTCTGCAGGCCCAGGTAAAACTTGAACAGGGTGCACAGCAAGCAGATTGGAAAACAGTCCCTGAAAGAGCGAAAACCCTGCAGAGTATGATTATGACGGCACACAAACATCTGCAAGCAGCTGAAAACTCCGATTATGACTACTACATTGAACTGCTCGAAAAAATGTCTGCACAAATTGACCGTCAATACGGACCGGTTTGGGATTATTTGATTCAGTATAATTAG
- a CDS encoding Fic family protein: MKSRVFTIISALSLVLASCQTPAPMVVNDPCDASRDPASERLMCAKVFENSQDLAPPITDPAAPVTFKTINKKLEWDKWIETEIDFLRFYSERSLKRGTDSNGLHGTEVWGFANYKAYVEARDILNRIPIGKLDINRSLIMKIHEAGSEGIKKEAWLMGKLMPKNMSVGNSTGFKVRQNIGGDPVFHPLKESQYEALKSNPWIKKFIELPWPLSRKEKRRGWIVYGDYRTVQSAVNELSTWYYKNKKTMDPIDLAAEFQYRFVSIHPFIDGNGRTSMLLANRILQEAGYPGVMNTFPGYDIYYDLGTWKQVFRNSVAQYGEMVRDVVISDPAVPTVNNINRDHEPRTALLPPEASNDKKSQWGELDTRLKKKFKWMNDTISAKNKFIKIGDGTYTMLTDGFFYNSMGIPHALFNRKLYPIADRTYLLYGEGGELAPHVFARRSLTLAHRKVFRDHMQYAMDLQAGKIQAKDIEVIPYDVIKNANERGDIYLHPWQVNVFENAITIKDTDPLAILAQTRGYHTDFEKSFNQRTGISMSDVVAQYQFMEMKFSKYMDYAKSVNNTNMINTIMKSREKYFEAAKSILAEGEKQIENAPASLQITIKKAPRVTFFEKYKSYTNLAFPSLKQALDARGDENIVLLRSDMGSVEKTGFISNQSYIDLAKSLPGYDSFKLWVKQMRDKVGDDKHEPKGLEAQLRKMIPGFDKLAVRINSALQNNRYDRRGVADEFAREFVDHYTHALDTPLKDHISLSTSTDLYFAYIGQGLEPNIPFLAPGLGGGIYFVRLNKSTLASTMSTPYPTEFEILSQKNISPFKIIDKVTIEHFNKEKNEKKYETINAAVDEAFYVFPE, translated from the coding sequence ATGAAAAGCAGAGTTTTCACAATCATTTCGGCACTTTCTCTGGTTCTAGCATCCTGTCAAACACCAGCGCCAATGGTCGTGAATGACCCATGCGATGCATCGCGCGATCCCGCGTCAGAAAGACTGATGTGCGCAAAGGTTTTTGAGAACTCTCAAGATCTTGCGCCGCCGATTACGGATCCGGCAGCCCCCGTCACTTTTAAAACCATCAACAAAAAATTAGAATGGGACAAATGGATTGAAACGGAAATTGATTTCCTTCGCTTTTACAGCGAGCGATCCTTGAAACGCGGCACCGACAGCAATGGTCTGCATGGCACTGAGGTTTGGGGCTTTGCAAATTATAAAGCCTATGTCGAAGCGCGCGATATTTTAAATAGAATCCCTATCGGAAAATTAGATATCAATCGTTCCCTGATAATGAAAATTCATGAAGCGGGCTCCGAAGGTATCAAAAAAGAAGCCTGGTTGATGGGTAAGCTTATGCCCAAGAACATGTCTGTCGGTAACAGTACAGGGTTTAAGGTTCGCCAAAACATCGGCGGAGATCCCGTCTTTCATCCCTTGAAAGAAAGTCAGTACGAAGCGTTAAAGTCCAATCCTTGGATCAAAAAATTCATCGAACTTCCTTGGCCATTAAGTCGCAAAGAAAAGCGTCGTGGATGGATTGTCTATGGAGATTACCGTACAGTTCAATCCGCTGTGAATGAACTGTCGACTTGGTACTATAAAAACAAGAAAACCATGGACCCCATTGATTTAGCGGCCGAGTTTCAGTACCGCTTTGTTTCAATCCATCCGTTCATCGATGGCAATGGCAGAACTTCGATGCTATTGGCAAACCGAATTTTGCAAGAAGCTGGTTATCCTGGCGTGATGAACACCTTCCCAGGTTATGACATTTACTATGACCTTGGAACTTGGAAGCAAGTCTTCCGCAACAGTGTTGCGCAGTACGGGGAAATGGTTCGAGATGTTGTAATATCAGATCCTGCCGTTCCCACCGTCAATAATATCAATCGCGACCATGAGCCGCGCACGGCTCTTTTGCCTCCCGAAGCCTCGAACGACAAAAAATCCCAATGGGGGGAACTGGATACCCGACTAAAAAAGAAGTTCAAATGGATGAACGACACTATTTCTGCAAAAAATAAGTTCATCAAAATCGGCGACGGAACTTACACGATGTTAACCGATGGGTTTTTCTATAATTCTATGGGAATCCCCCATGCGCTCTTCAATAGAAAGCTTTACCCGATCGCCGATCGCACGTACTTGCTTTATGGTGAAGGGGGCGAACTTGCCCCGCATGTATTTGCTCGTCGCAGTTTAACTCTCGCTCACCGCAAAGTTTTTAGAGATCACATGCAATACGCAATGGATTTACAAGCCGGGAAAATCCAAGCCAAGGACATCGAAGTGATTCCTTATGATGTGATTAAAAATGCCAATGAACGTGGTGATATTTACCTGCACCCTTGGCAGGTCAATGTGTTTGAAAATGCAATTACGATCAAGGACACAGATCCGCTTGCGATCTTAGCACAGACCCGCGGCTACCATACGGATTTTGAAAAAAGCTTCAACCAACGCACAGGCATCTCGATGTCTGACGTTGTGGCGCAATATCAGTTCATGGAGATGAAATTCTCGAAATACATGGATTACGCAAAATCTGTGAACAACACCAACATGATTAACACCATCATGAAAAGCCGCGAAAAATATTTTGAAGCGGCAAAATCAATTTTGGCCGAGGGTGAAAAACAGATCGAGAATGCTCCAGCATCTTTGCAAATCACAATTAAGAAGGCACCGAGAGTGACGTTCTTTGAAAAATACAAATCCTACACGAACCTGGCATTCCCTTCTTTAAAGCAGGCCTTGGATGCTCGGGGCGATGAAAATATCGTCCTGCTCCGCAGTGATATGGGTTCGGTTGAAAAAACGGGTTTTATTTCCAATCAATCCTATATTGATTTGGCAAAATCACTTCCCGGCTACGACTCATTCAAGCTTTGGGTCAAACAAATGAGAGACAAGGTTGGCGACGACAAGCACGAACCCAAAGGCCTTGAAGCGCAACTTAGGAAAATGATTCCGGGTTTTGATAAACTGGCGGTTCGAATTAATTCGGCACTGCAAAACAATCGCTATGATCGCCGGGGTGTAGCTGATGAGTTTGCTCGCGAGTTTGTTGATCATTACACGCATGCCTTGGATACACCATTAAAAGACCATATTTCATTATCAACATCCACAGACCTGTATTTCGCCTATATAGGACAAGGACTTGAACCAAATATCCCTTTCCTGGCTCCAGGTTTGGGCGGAGGCATCTATTTTGTCCGTTTGAACAAGAGCACACTGGCTTCGACAATGTCGACGCCTTACCCGACGGAGTTTGAAATCTTGTCTCAAAAGAACATCTCGCCGTTTAAAATTATCGATAAAGTGACGATCGAACACTTTAATAAGGAAAAAAATGAAAAGAAATATGAGACCATCAATGCGGCTGTGGATGAAGCCTTTTACGTATTCCCTGAATAA
- a CDS encoding HAMP domain-containing protein encodes MAIFKHRRKLIVNREVQYDALMFVGLFVTGIFVAQVIAGWVLISKLEDKAAAGEYGSMSIAEFIARHKVMFLMNEFVVVIGCLILGFYLTNRVTSRIVGPLFNIRRILNRASRQEEAAEPVQIRLREDDYFQDLAKDLNVALQKKTK; translated from the coding sequence ATGGCAATCTTCAAGCACCGCAGAAAATTAATCGTCAACCGCGAGGTTCAGTACGATGCCTTGATGTTTGTGGGTCTGTTCGTAACGGGCATCTTTGTCGCCCAAGTCATCGCTGGTTGGGTTTTGATCAGCAAACTTGAAGACAAAGCGGCGGCGGGTGAATACGGTTCGATGTCGATTGCGGAATTCATTGCACGTCACAAAGTGATGTTTTTGATGAATGAATTTGTCGTGGTAATCGGCTGCTTGATCTTGGGCTTCTATCTTACAAATAGGGTCACAAGTCGTATTGTGGGTCCGCTCTTTAATATCCGCCGTATTTTAAATCGCGCTAGCCGCCAGGAAGAAGCCGCAGAGCCCGTTCAAATTCGTTTGCGTGAAGATGACTATTTCCAAGATCTTGCGAAAGATCTAAATGTAGCACTTCAAAAGAAAACGAAATAG
- a CDS encoding DUF1254 domain-containing protein yields the protein MRFISTLRTLLFSVLMSWVSSQSQAQEVSPARDSALKRIAAETYIYAYPLVVMATTREVMTAVPRPGKEKAPLNQLANRRLLPNENSSETYPETDTLGSVAWLDVSKEPVVVSWPHPGNRFVLFSLISAWGEVFAAPGTRTVGSQKKSFIITGPYWKGAVPSSMQRIISPTNSVWMVGRVQVNGLSDYDGIYAFQDQMKITPLSRISKKAIKASPVPFNIDVDSRTPILEQVENMDARVFFATFVAELKNNPPAQTDGAIISKMAALGMFPDKVFQYDQLPAHVKEALNSGYFAGQESFAKFQRGTPNLRMANGWGHPILAGRYGTNYQVRALMTKLGLETAAPQDMTLAQAMVDRRGERLNGGFKYLLKFPKDKLPPVQGFWSVSLYNTRKFFVPNSLNRFALTGSEGLKKNTDGSIDIYVQAVSPGKSLESNWLPAPANEDFSLVMRMYWPRQSVLDGTWKIPALEKIPEFKNLSDNLF from the coding sequence ATGCGATTCATTTCGACGTTGAGGACGCTTTTGTTCTCTGTACTGATGAGCTGGGTAAGTTCTCAGTCCCAGGCGCAAGAGGTTTCGCCTGCGCGTGACAGCGCTCTGAAGAGGATTGCCGCAGAAACTTATATCTATGCCTATCCGCTGGTAGTTATGGCGACAACTCGAGAAGTCATGACGGCAGTCCCACGCCCCGGAAAGGAAAAAGCGCCGCTGAATCAACTCGCCAATCGTCGATTGTTGCCGAATGAAAATTCCTCTGAAACCTATCCTGAGACAGACACACTGGGAAGTGTCGCGTGGTTGGATGTATCGAAGGAACCTGTAGTCGTCAGCTGGCCCCACCCGGGAAATCGTTTCGTTCTGTTTTCCCTAATCAGTGCCTGGGGCGAAGTGTTTGCGGCACCCGGCACCCGCACTGTCGGAAGTCAGAAAAAAAGCTTTATCATCACAGGTCCGTATTGGAAGGGGGCCGTTCCTTCGAGCATGCAAAGAATAATATCGCCGACGAACTCCGTGTGGATGGTTGGAAGGGTGCAAGTGAATGGCCTATCGGATTACGATGGTATTTATGCTTTTCAAGATCAAATGAAGATCACTCCACTGTCGCGAATTTCTAAAAAAGCGATCAAAGCAAGCCCCGTTCCTTTCAATATTGATGTCGACAGCAGGACGCCGATTTTGGAACAGGTTGAAAATATGGATGCCAGAGTTTTTTTTGCAACCTTCGTGGCAGAGCTTAAGAATAATCCTCCTGCGCAAACAGATGGTGCGATCATTTCCAAAATGGCTGCCTTGGGAATGTTTCCAGATAAAGTATTTCAATATGATCAATTGCCAGCACATGTGAAGGAGGCGTTAAATTCGGGGTACTTTGCGGGGCAGGAGTCTTTTGCGAAATTTCAGCGGGGCACACCGAATTTACGGATGGCAAATGGATGGGGGCATCCGATTTTAGCAGGACGTTACGGGACCAATTATCAAGTGCGCGCATTAATGACAAAGTTGGGACTTGAAACGGCGGCGCCACAAGACATGACCTTGGCGCAAGCCATGGTGGATCGTCGGGGGGAGCGACTTAACGGAGGGTTTAAATATCTTCTTAAATTTCCTAAGGATAAACTGCCTCCGGTTCAAGGATTTTGGTCGGTGTCTTTATACAACACACGTAAATTTTTTGTGCCCAACTCATTGAATCGATTTGCTCTGACAGGCAGCGAAGGACTTAAGAAAAATACGGATGGTTCGATAGATATCTATGTTCAGGCAGTTTCACCTGGAAAAAGCCTCGAGTCGAATTGGTTGCCTGCGCCAGCCAATGAAGATTTTAGCTTAGTCATGCGCATGTATTGGCCACGACAATCCGTGCTGGATGGAACATGGAAAATCCCGGCTTTAGAGAAAATCCCCGAGTTTAAAAATCTATCAGATAATTTATTTTAA
- a CDS encoding M48 family metallopeptidase: MKNTVFKFLFSTLVTIFISGCATSTDEGAVGANRRQLMLVGSAEINQAAAQSYEQTKKEAQAKGTLDKNPAQLKRVQTIANKIIPQTGIFRKDALGWQWEVHIITSNDINAYCMPGGKIIFYTGIIEKLNMTDGEIAAVMGHEIAHALREHGRERYSEEIVKQGLFQIGVVTNVLNPNYVGALDMLSNLAVTLPHGRGQETEADTVGVELMARAGYNPEEALSLWKKMGSNGGSKPPEILSTHPADGTRLNHIASLLPKVMPLYQATKK; the protein is encoded by the coding sequence ATGAAAAATACGGTTTTTAAATTCCTATTCAGTACATTGGTGACAATATTTATCTCTGGTTGTGCGACGTCAACGGACGAAGGCGCCGTCGGAGCAAACAGAAGGCAACTGATGCTTGTCGGTTCTGCTGAAATCAACCAAGCCGCAGCACAAAGTTACGAGCAAACGAAAAAAGAAGCCCAAGCCAAAGGGACTTTAGATAAAAACCCAGCCCAGCTAAAACGGGTGCAAACTATCGCTAATAAAATCATTCCACAGACAGGTATTTTTAGAAAAGATGCTCTGGGCTGGCAATGGGAAGTTCATATTATTACCAGTAACGATATCAATGCGTACTGCATGCCTGGTGGAAAGATTATTTTCTATACCGGCATCATTGAAAAGCTGAATATGACCGATGGTGAGATCGCAGCGGTCATGGGGCATGAGATTGCGCACGCTTTGCGTGAACATGGTCGCGAAAGATATTCAGAAGAAATCGTCAAACAAGGTCTGTTCCAGATAGGCGTTGTGACAAATGTTTTAAATCCAAATTACGTCGGGGCCCTCGACATGCTATCGAATCTGGCTGTTACACTCCCCCACGGCCGCGGCCAAGAAACAGAAGCGGACACCGTGGGTGTTGAGCTGATGGCTCGTGCGGGTTACAATCCAGAGGAAGCTCTTTCACTTTGGAAAAAGATGGGAAGCAACGGAGGCTCCAAACCGCCTGAAATTTTAAGCACTCACCCCGCGGACGGAACACGATTAAATCATATTGCATCTCTTTTGCCGAAGGTCATGCCGTTATACCAGGCTACTAAAAAATAG